A window of the Nitrospirota bacterium genome harbors these coding sequences:
- a CDS encoding glycosyltransferase family 2 protein, translating into MKLSVVIPVYNEKTTIEQLVDRVKAVKVPKEIIIVDDCSCDGTREIIRGLADDMVSVVLHQRNMGKGAALRTGLRHATGDIVVIQDADLEYDPGQYPKLIQPILEGKADVVFGSRFVTGDYRRVLFFWHMVGNKFLTLLSNMLSNMTLTDMETCYKAFKREIFDKISIEENRFGFEPEITAKIAKLKLRVYETGISYAGRTYAEGKKISWKDGFSALRCIIKYNLLR; encoded by the coding sequence ATGAAACTGTCAGTGGTAATTCCCGTGTACAACGAAAAGACGACCATCGAGCAGCTCGTCGACCGTGTCAAGGCCGTCAAGGTGCCTAAGGAGATCATCATCGTCGATGATTGCTCCTGCGACGGCACCCGTGAGATCATCCGCGGGCTGGCCGACGACATGGTCTCGGTGGTTCTGCATCAGCGCAACATGGGCAAGGGTGCCGCCCTGAGGACCGGCCTGCGGCATGCAACGGGGGACATCGTCGTCATCCAGGATGCAGACCTCGAATACGACCCCGGGCAGTACCCGAAGCTGATCCAGCCGATCCTCGAGGGCAAGGCAGACGTGGTGTTCGGCTCCCGTTTCGTCACCGGCGATTACCGCAGGGTGCTCTTCTTCTGGCACATGGTCGGCAACAAGTTCCTCACGCTTCTTTCCAACATGCTGAGCAATATGACGCTCACGGACATGGAAACCTGCTACAAGGCGTTCAAGCGGGAGATCTTTGATAAAATATCGATCGAGGAAAACCGGTTCGGATTCGAACCGGAGATCACCGCGAAGATCGCCAAACTCAAGCTCAGGGTCTATGAAACGGGGATCTCCTATGCCGGCAGGACCTATGCGGAAGGCAAGAAGATCAGCTGGAAGGACGGGTTCTCCGCGCTCAGGTGCATCATCAAGTACAATCTCCTGCGGTGA
- a CDS encoding NHL repeat-containing protein gives MMRSLFLIMVLTLPSAAFGAEVIQFRYVVSAMTDTAGVSIKQPEGVACNDNSLLVVSDTARGRLQPFTVQEGSLKPGAEIKVPYPLHVRLNSKGDLFVLDGKQRKILHFGPQGEPKGDVQPQGIPAPAAWIPKNFAVGPDDSLAILDIFSARVVVVDAEGKFQRQLPLPAKHGFFSDVAVDPQGTIFVLDSVAAVVYAAGPNDKEYAPLTKGLHDYVAFPTSIAADKRFLYVVDQNSGSVLVLGKDGAIKGRKLRMGWKEGELRYPADICINGKGEVFIADRGNNRVGIYALETEHK, from the coding sequence ATGATGAGAAGCCTGTTCCTGATAATGGTCCTGACGCTGCCGTCGGCGGCGTTCGGGGCAGAAGTGATCCAGTTCCGCTATGTTGTCTCGGCGATGACCGACACGGCGGGTGTGAGCATCAAGCAGCCCGAAGGGGTCGCCTGTAATGACAACTCCCTTCTGGTCGTCTCCGATACGGCACGCGGCCGCCTCCAGCCCTTTACCGTGCAGGAGGGGTCGCTCAAGCCGGGGGCGGAGATCAAGGTTCCCTATCCGCTGCATGTGCGGCTGAACTCGAAAGGGGACCTTTTCGTACTCGACGGCAAACAGCGGAAGATCCTGCACTTCGGCCCGCAGGGCGAGCCCAAAGGAGATGTGCAGCCCCAGGGCATTCCTGCGCCGGCCGCGTGGATTCCCAAGAACTTTGCCGTGGGGCCGGACGATTCCCTCGCCATCCTCGACATCTTTTCCGCCCGCGTGGTCGTTGTGGACGCCGAGGGCAAGTTCCAGCGGCAGCTGCCGCTTCCGGCAAAGCACGGGTTCTTCTCGGACGTGGCCGTCGACCCCCAGGGCACGATCTTCGTCCTCGACAGCGTGGCAGCCGTCGTCTATGCGGCCGGCCCGAACGACAAGGAATACGCTCCGCTGACCAAGGGGCTGCACGACTACGTCGCGTTCCCCACGTCCATTGCAGCGGACAAGCGGTTCCTCTATGTCGTCGACCAGAACAGCGGGAGCGTCCTGGTCCTCGGCAAGGACGGAGCCATCAAGGGCCGCAAGCTGAGGATGGGCTGGAAGGAGGGAGAGCTCCGGTATCCTGCGGACATCTGCATCAACGGGAAGGGAGAGGTCTTCATCGCAGACCGCGGCAACAACCGCGTGGGGATCTATGCGTTGGAAACCGAGCATAAGTAG
- a CDS encoding cytochrome c3 family protein, with product MNRTYMRNWLILLAVAAAGMCCTSAFAEAQQNKFRLKPGGQGKICLTCHTTFEDKLKLPYVHTPVKAGHCSDCHSPHASSHPKMLNAEVNRVCFNCHKNIVPAAAVSGHKVVIEGNCVACHDPHASKNKFNLVASGNTLCFGCHSEMGTAVQGAKFKHSPVTGGCLNCHNPHGSTDAASLLKKSVPTLCLGCHKSEAPIFKKQHMNYPVAKGRCTTCHNPHGSDRAGILFTNVHRPVANKMCNQCHEEPTSPTPFATKRQGFELCRTCHSTQLSEMFSKNRVHWPLLDKTGCLNCHSPHASTAKSLLKSTQITVCGQCHADSIERQMRSETKHAPIKEGQCTACHSPHASNNVFLFEQASSIDLCKSCHNYAQHSTHPLGEGAIDPRNRNSSVACVSCHGTHGTENKHMLWYPTATDLCVQCHTQYKR from the coding sequence ATGAACAGAACATACATGCGGAACTGGCTGATCCTGCTGGCGGTCGCCGCGGCGGGCATGTGCTGCACCAGCGCGTTCGCGGAGGCGCAGCAGAACAAGTTCAGGCTGAAGCCCGGTGGGCAGGGTAAGATCTGCCTGACCTGTCACACGACCTTTGAGGACAAATTGAAGCTGCCCTATGTCCACACGCCGGTCAAGGCCGGGCACTGCTCGGACTGCCACAGCCCCCATGCGTCTTCCCACCCCAAGATGCTGAACGCGGAGGTGAACCGGGTCTGCTTCAACTGTCATAAGAACATCGTTCCGGCGGCAGCGGTCAGCGGCCACAAGGTCGTCATCGAGGGCAACTGCGTCGCCTGCCATGATCCCCATGCGTCCAAGAACAAGTTCAACCTGGTGGCGTCGGGGAACACGCTCTGCTTCGGTTGCCACAGCGAGATGGGAACCGCCGTGCAGGGCGCGAAGTTCAAGCACAGCCCCGTCACGGGAGGCTGCCTGAACTGTCACAACCCCCACGGGTCCACGGATGCGGCATCGCTGCTGAAGAAATCCGTGCCCACCCTCTGCCTGGGCTGCCACAAGTCGGAAGCGCCTATTTTCAAGAAGCAGCACATGAACTATCCCGTGGCAAAAGGGCGGTGTACGACATGCCACAACCCGCACGGCTCGGACCGGGCCGGCATCCTCTTCACGAACGTCCACCGGCCGGTGGCCAACAAGATGTGCAACCAGTGCCATGAAGAGCCGACGTCGCCCACGCCCTTCGCGACAAAACGGCAGGGGTTCGAGCTGTGCCGCACCTGCCACAGCACCCAGCTGAGCGAGATGTTCAGCAAGAACCGGGTCCACTGGCCGCTGCTGGACAAAACGGGCTGCCTCAACTGCCACAGCCCCCACGCGTCGACGGCGAAATCGCTTCTCAAGAGCACGCAGATCACGGTCTGCGGGCAGTGCCACGCCGATTCCATCGAGCGGCAGATGCGCTCCGAGACAAAGCACGCCCCGATCAAGGAGGGCCAGTGCACCGCGTGCCATTCGCCCCACGCCTCGAACAACGTGTTCCTCTTCGAGCAGGCATCCTCGATCGACCTGTGCAAGAGCTGCCACAACTATGCACAGCATTCAACCCATCCTCTGGGCGAAGGCGCCATCGATCCGCGTAACCGGAACAGCTCTGTTGCCTGTGTCAGCTGTCACGGGACCCACGGGACCGAGAACAAGCATATGCTCTGGTATCCAACGGCCACGGACCTCTGCGTCCAGTGCCATACTCAGTATAAGAGGTGA
- a CDS encoding cytochrome c3 family protein — protein METKQSVRKTFLTALFLLGGVLLATAGPAFSQFKFEKKDCLECHKKFADKYLGMKNVHAIVKEKKCDDCHLRHGRVPKLILKKPGNELCYTCHPKEKLGLNKAKVHTAVKSSSCTSCHNPHASQGKALLTKEGAAICTQCHAPENYEKKVVHQVLKKEGCRVCHQPHSSDTENLLTKAEPGLCLDCHSGGAAAFKKAHGGYPVDGKACTRCHSPHASTEQKLLKTSVHNPVATGGCDSCHQPAGSGTPFATTQQGADLCYQCHDASALKAGGTIEHPPFKDGMCLSCHDPHSAESPKLVVEKGNKLCFSCHPDKEAKKAYGHAAVTSGSGCLSCHAPHAAKNKKLLLAKEGDICFTCHAKTAQMKQAKDVHPPFAQNMCTSCHDPHGTNFAGMLRTRMDSVCYSCHSDQETAFQKATIHKPVADANCTACHSPHGSSEARLLKAAGPTLCSQCHADLMKEAVGGTNHQPFKDQKCLLCHDPHASNLTGMIKARQDSLCLQCHTPIKTGLETGKSKHAPVAGGECTKCHSPHKSKLAKLLLVEGSDLCLNCHANLKKRMAESTVHPPAASDCVQCHQPHYSKESSLNTQAVPALCGNCHELDGKDFAKDHINIRSSDMDCRVCHDPHASKDPKLFKENIHPPFAARSCEECHIVGEKR, from the coding sequence CCTTCTGGGCGGCGTCCTTCTCGCGACGGCCGGACCCGCCTTTTCCCAGTTCAAGTTCGAAAAAAAGGACTGCCTGGAATGCCACAAGAAATTCGCGGACAAGTACCTGGGGATGAAGAACGTCCACGCCATCGTCAAGGAGAAGAAATGCGATGATTGCCACCTGCGGCACGGCAGGGTCCCCAAGCTGATCCTGAAGAAGCCCGGAAACGAACTCTGCTATACCTGCCATCCGAAGGAGAAGCTCGGGCTGAACAAAGCGAAGGTGCACACCGCCGTCAAGTCGTCGAGCTGCACGAGCTGCCACAATCCCCACGCGTCCCAGGGGAAAGCGCTGCTCACGAAAGAAGGTGCGGCGATCTGCACGCAGTGCCATGCCCCGGAGAATTACGAGAAGAAAGTTGTCCATCAGGTCCTCAAGAAAGAGGGCTGCCGGGTCTGCCACCAGCCGCACAGCTCGGACACGGAGAACCTCCTGACCAAGGCGGAACCCGGCCTCTGCCTCGACTGCCACAGCGGCGGCGCGGCGGCATTCAAGAAGGCTCATGGCGGCTATCCCGTGGACGGCAAGGCGTGCACGCGGTGCCACAGCCCCCATGCGTCGACGGAACAGAAGCTCCTGAAAACCAGCGTGCATAACCCCGTCGCAACAGGAGGCTGCGATTCCTGCCATCAGCCCGCCGGAAGCGGCACGCCCTTCGCCACAACGCAGCAGGGCGCGGACCTCTGCTACCAGTGCCATGACGCGTCGGCCCTGAAGGCGGGGGGCACGATCGAGCATCCGCCGTTCAAGGACGGCATGTGCCTCTCCTGCCACGATCCGCATTCCGCGGAAAGTCCCAAACTGGTGGTCGAGAAGGGCAACAAGCTCTGCTTCAGCTGCCATCCCGACAAGGAAGCAAAGAAGGCGTACGGCCATGCGGCGGTGACCTCGGGCAGCGGGTGCCTCTCGTGCCACGCCCCCCATGCGGCAAAGAACAAAAAACTCCTGCTTGCAAAGGAGGGAGACATCTGCTTCACCTGCCATGCGAAGACCGCACAAATGAAGCAGGCAAAGGACGTCCATCCTCCCTTCGCCCAGAATATGTGCACTTCCTGCCACGACCCCCACGGAACGAATTTCGCCGGGATGCTCCGGACACGCATGGACTCCGTCTGCTATTCCTGCCATTCCGATCAGGAAACGGCGTTCCAGAAGGCGACGATCCACAAGCCGGTGGCCGATGCGAACTGTACGGCATGCCACAGCCCCCACGGCTCGAGCGAAGCACGGCTCCTGAAGGCGGCGGGCCCGACCCTCTGCTCCCAGTGCCACGCAGACCTCATGAAGGAGGCGGTCGGCGGCACGAACCATCAGCCCTTCAAGGACCAGAAATGCCTTCTCTGCCATGACCCGCATGCGAGCAACCTCACCGGCATGATCAAGGCCCGGCAGGACAGCCTTTGCCTCCAGTGCCACACGCCGATCAAGACGGGGCTCGAAACCGGGAAGAGCAAGCACGCGCCCGTCGCAGGCGGCGAGTGTACAAAATGCCACAGCCCCCACAAGTCGAAGCTTGCCAAGCTGCTCCTGGTCGAGGGCTCGGACCTTTGCCTGAACTGTCATGCGAACCTGAAGAAGAGAATGGCAGAGAGTACGGTCCATCCGCCGGCGGCCAGCGATTGCGTGCAGTGCCATCAGCCGCATTACTCCAAGGAATCGTCTCTGAACACCCAGGCCGTTCCCGCCCTGTGCGGCAATTGCCATGAGCTGGACGGCAAGGACTTTGCCAAGGACCATATCAACATCCGCTCGTCCGACATGGACTGCCGGGTCTGTCACGATCCGCATGCCTCGAAGGACCCGAAGCTGTTCAAGGAAAACATCCATCCGCCCTTTGCCGCACGGTCGTGCGAGGAATGCCATATCGTAGGAGAAAAGCGATGA